One window of Hujiaoplasma nucleasis genomic DNA carries:
- a CDS encoding helix-turn-helix domain-containing protein codes for MDVGKRIKYLRKTQDMNQDDLARKLHVAISTISNWENGRNQVSPDYYASLAKIFNISVSELLGEIRPRNDQIINLVSKPYLSYDYERNYLLWFIYFIVMILSLLSPVGGLTLQGFMVFSWILLLIYLIASYFRHYKTNIVTKYYKEDKKLFYEHQSSEKNIQFMRKYYLLMTVMLWFSINLSIIFSFVYLLNQTQDSVVVSLFSIFLILLNLLTINLFFIDYQEKYKSKLIDYKAINIHFFLFRNKLLLFVYTIFYIYYHMMINALNLNPYIDFGMLLLDIIMMFILVVIIMLYESNKLFYSKYKLIVK; via the coding sequence ATGGATGTAGGAAAACGTATAAAATATTTAAGAAAAACTCAAGATATGAATCAAGATGATTTGGCCCGAAAATTGCATGTAGCTATATCAACCATTTCAAATTGGGAAAATGGCCGAAATCAGGTAAGTCCAGATTACTATGCTAGTCTAGCAAAGATCTTTAATATTTCAGTTTCTGAACTCTTAGGTGAAATTCGTCCTCGGAATGATCAAATCATTAATTTAGTTTCAAAACCTTATCTTTCATATGATTATGAAAGAAACTATCTTTTATGGTTCATTTATTTTATAGTGATGATATTATCTCTTTTATCACCTGTTGGGGGACTTACTCTACAAGGTTTTATGGTTTTTTCATGGATTTTATTGTTAATATATTTAATTGCTTCTTATTTTAGGCATTATAAGACCAACATCGTGACCAAGTATTATAAAGAGGATAAGAAACTTTTTTACGAACATCAATCTAGCGAGAAGAACATTCAGTTTATGAGAAAATATTATTTATTGATGACAGTTATGCTTTGGTTTTCAATAAATTTATCAATTATCTTTTCTTTTGTTTACTTATTAAATCAAACCCAAGATTCAGTGGTTGTATCCCTATTTTCTATTTTTTTAATTTTACTTAATCTTTTAACTATTAATCTATTTTTTATAGATTACCAAGAAAAGTACAAATCTAAACTTATAGATTACAAAGCAATTAATATTCATTTTTTCCTTTTTAGGAATAAGTTGTTATTGTTTGTTTATACAATCTTTTATATTTACTACCATATGATGATTAATGCTTTAAATTTAAACCCATATATTGATTTTGGCATGTTATTATTAGATATCATCATGATGTTTATACTTGTCGTTATCATCATGCTTTATGAATCTAATAAATTATTTTATTCTAAATATAAGTTGATTGTGAAATAA